One region of Labrus bergylta chromosome 23, fLabBer1.1, whole genome shotgun sequence genomic DNA includes:
- the LOC109987660 gene encoding islet amyloid polypeptide — protein sequence MYHLRVPVLLLVVLVLLRYVSTAPSHRYFSPSTSREQESAFPERDAWLAEGLISNPFLDLIGTRPQRGLTAMNGHHIEKRKCNTATCVTQRLADFLVRSSNTIGTVYAPTNVGSSTYGKRDLLQPPRYLPL from the exons ATGTATCACCTGCGGGTGCCTGTGCTTCTCCTTGTTGTTCTTGTGTTGCTGCGCTATGTCAGCACTGCCCCGAGCCACAG GTACTTCAGTCCCAGCACATCCAGGGAGCAGGAAAGTGCATTTCCAGAGCGTGATGCGTGGCTAGCTGAGGGGCTAATTTCCAACCCCTTCCTCGACCTTATAGGTACACGACCGCAAAGAGGGCTCACAGCTATGAATGG CCATCACATAGAGAAGAGAAAGTGTAACACAGCCACCTGCGTCACTCAAAGGCTAGCAGACTTCCTGGTCCGATCCAGTAACACTATTGGTACTGTCTATGCACCGACCAATGTGGGATCTTCCACCTACGGCAAGAGGGACCTGCTGCAGCCTCCCAGATACCTGCCTCTCTAG
- the LOC109987658 gene encoding solute carrier organic anion transporter family member 1C1-like, with protein MEEISEGVDKMTSQQALCDPDQRTRKRSGISTLKLFIVALSFACFSKALTGTYMKSSITQIERRFDLSSSHVGLIDGSFEMGNLLFLAVVSHFGAKLHRPRLIAMGCLLMALGAFLTGLTHFFMGRYKYDTVIQVFQNDSVNIAACVDPLEKDDEIQIEPAVDGNKVCVRETGSNMWIYVFLGNALRGIGDTPVTPLGISFIDDFARAENSPFYIACLQTITLLGPMFGFLLGSYCAKLYVDIGYVDMESVTITPKDARWVGAWWMGFMVSSGLLLISSIPFWFLPRSIEKEGEESRCGDPDGSEEALNNTHNLMLTDIAKGFFPSLKRLLGTPAYFLLICGSVLKFNSFIGLFTFKAKYMEQQFGQSASRANFLIGVLNLPAVAVGIFLGGLLMKRYKLSLVSGAQLSFATSFMAYLLLLLQFGTKCDNIPVAGLTISYNGTSSVSNNKEMLYSECNRDCSCSAEEWDPVCSDSGITYISPCMAGCISSSGYGKNTVFHNCSCVSTSYPAGSSTSVRLGQCPHAKDCSRSFTSYMAVSVLSSFINSLGATPGYMVIIRCIAPELKSLALGIQTMVTRTLGGIPAPVYFGALIDSTCLKWSIKKCGGRGVCRIYDSAMYRVIFLGLITCLSGSSYFFIIAVIVLLRRQFQKPSRETEMQNTKGPKKMKPQALSNPIEDKPGSSKTSKLPIASKVSKRSIRETMESVESHRITQLPPDGELISTNIIKSQKLKSLTETTVELTPVPPDKAMIEIDEQKDNFSKESGKEKVDHQADEEKETAHSKETDGSQSLGVH; from the exons ATGGAAGAAATATCTGAGGGCGTGGACAAGATGACCAGCCAGCAGGCTCTGTGTGATCCTGACCAGAGGACCAGAAAACGCTCTGGCATCTCCACCCTCAAA TTGTTTATCGTGGCGCTGTCCTTCGCCTGTTTCTCCAAGGCTCTGACGGGAACCTACATGAAGAGCTCCATCACTCAGATTGAGAGACGGTTTGACCTCTCCAGCTCACATGTTGGACTCATAGATGGCAGTTTTGAGATGG gCAACTTGTTGTTTCTCGCGGTGGTCAGTCATTTCGGGGCCAAGCTACATCGACCCAGACTCATCGCTATGGGCTGCCTCCTCATGGCTCTTGGGGCATTTCTTACTGGCCTAACACACTTCTTCATGGGACG CTACAAGTACGACACAGTCATTCAGGTTTTCCAGAATGACAGTGTGAACATTGCTGCATGTGTGGATCCTCTGGAAAAAGATGATGAAATTCAGATAGAACCAGCTGTGGATGGCAACAAAG TCTGCGTGAGGGAAACCGGTTCCAACATGTGGATCTATGTGTTCCTCGGGAATGCCTTGCGGGGGATCGGCGATACCCCGGTCACACCTCTGGGCATTTCCTTCATCGATGACTTTGCTAGAGCAGAAAACTCACCATTTTATATAG CTTGTCTCCAGACAATCACTCTCCTGGGCCCCATGTTTGGTTTCCTCCTGGGATCGTACTGTGCCAAACTATATGTCGACATTGGATACGTGGATATGG AAAGTGTGACCATAACTCCAAAAGATGCCCGCTGGGTGGGTGCCTGGTGGATGGGCTTCATGGTGTCTTCTGGCCTCCTGCTAATCTCCAGCATTCCCTTCTGGTTCCTGCCCCGCTCAatagagaaagagggagaagagagcaGGTGTGGGGACCCAGATGGATCAGAGGAAGCCCTCAACAACACTCACAACCTCATGCTGACTGACATTGCAAAAG GGTTTTTTCCCTCCCTGAAGCGGCTGTTGGGAACGCCGGCCTACTTCTTGCTTATTTGTGGGAGTGTCCTGAAGTTCAACTCTTTCATCGGCCTGTTCACTTTCAAAGCCAAATACATGGAACAACAGTTTGGACAGTCTGCATCCAGGGCCAATTTCCTCATAG GTGTGTTGAACCTGCCAGCCGTAGCAGTGGGGATCTTCCTGGGAGGGTTGCTGATGAAGAGGTATAAATTGAGTTTGGTCTCAGGAGCTCAGCTCTCCTTTGCCACCTCCTTCATGGCAtacctcctcctgctgctgcagtttgGCACCAAGTGTGATAATATTCCTGTGGCTGGGCTCACCATCTCATACAACGG GACATCAAGTGTATCAAACAATAAGGAAATGCTCTACTCAGAGTGCAACCGAGACTGCTCATGCTCTGCAGAGGAGTGGGACCCCGTGTGCTCAGACAGCGGCATCACCTACATCTCTCCATGTATGGCTGGCTGCATAAGCTCCAGTGGATACGGCAAGAATACA GTCTTTCACAactgcagctgtgtgtccaCCTCCTACCCAGCAGGCAGCAGTACGTCTGTGAGGCTGGGTCAGTGTCCTCATGCCAAGGACTGCAGCCGCAGTTTCACCTCCTACATGGCTGTATCGGTTCTCAGCTCTTTTATCAACTCTCTGGGAGCCACACCGGGCTACATGGTTATCATAAG ATGTATCGCACCAGAGCTCAAATCCCTTGCACTGGGAATCCAGACCATGGTTACTAGGACTCTGG GTGGAATTCCTGCCCCGGTCTATTTCGGAGCCCTGATTGATTCAACTTGCTTGAAGTGGTCAATCAAGAAGTGTGGGGGAAGAGGCGTATGTCGCATCTACGACTCTGCTATGTACAG AGTTATCTTCTTAGGACTGATCACTTGTCTCAGTGGTTCCTCGTATTTCTTTATCATTGCCGTCATTGTCCTTCTTAGACGACAGTTTCAGAAACCAAGCCGAGAAACAGAGATGCAGAACACCAAAGggccaaagaaaatgaaacctCAGGCCCTATCAAATCCCATTGAGGATAAGCCTGGTTCTTCTAAAACTTCCAAACTGCCTATTGCTTCTAAAGTTTCCAAAAGAAGCATTAGAGAAACGATGGAGAGTGTAGAGAGTCACAGAATCACACAGCTTCCCCCTGATGGAGAACTTATCTCGACAAATATCATCAAGAGCCAGAAGCTCAAATCCCTGACAGAGACCACTGTCGAGCTAACTCCTGTCCCACCTGACAAAGCTATGATAGAGATTGATGAACAAAAAGACAACTTTTCCAAGGAGTCGGGAAAGGAGAAAGTGGACCATCAGGcagatgaagagaaagaaacagcacACAGCAAAGAAACTGATGGGTCACAAAGTTTAGGTGTTCACTAA